From a single Hevea brasiliensis isolate MT/VB/25A 57/8 unplaced genomic scaffold, ASM3005281v1 Scaf1, whole genome shotgun sequence genomic region:
- the LOC110646881 gene encoding DNA cross-link repair protein SNM1 has protein sequence MRVGMVADDEADHGNGCFDEEWPTELDDELIDEKESYEIEEEDEDGEAEEADSFSADFYRCGTDWSCLLPGHGDAKRKLKQANLLEMWGLNEPKPQLLSPPPPKRLKTVSAMNPRESISPNFGKSNSNSTITPSNRNRPRLCPFYKRIPGTPFAVDAFRYGSIPGCSAYFLTHFHFDHYGGLTKGWSHGPIYCTRLTARLLTLCLSVNSSYIHPLDLNTEYIIEGVKVTLLEALHCPGAALIHFILPTGLCYLHTGDFRASKCMQSYYLLLNHKVNVLYLDTTYCNPKYKFPSKEDVLNYVVRVTKGFLKRQPKTLVVVGTYSIGKECVYLAISKALGVKIYASASRRRVLHSFCWSDLSSSLCTQAKDTLLHVLPISSLRFETLKDYLNNFRNQYAAVLAFRPTGWTYSESVGKQLDQIRPISKGNVTIYGVPYSEHSSFTELKEFVKFLKPDKIIPTVNVGNPATRDKMQSYFQEWLKG, from the exons ATGCGCGTGGGCATGGTTGCAGATGACGAAGCTGATCATGGCAATGGTTGCTTCGATGAGGAATGGCCGACGGAGTTAGACGATGAGCTTATAGACGAGAAGGAAAGTTACGAGATTGAGGAGGAAGACGAAGATGGGGAAGCAGAAGAAGCAGACAGTTTCTCCGCCGATTTCTATCGCTGTGGAACCGATTGGTCCTGCTTGTTGCCGGGTCATGGAGATGCTAAGAGGAAGCTCAAACAAGCCAATCTGTTGGAAATGTGGGGATTGAATGAGCCCAAGCCCCAACTTTTATCTCCGCCTCCACCCAAGAGATTGAAGACTGTGTCTGCAATGAACCCTAGAGAATCAATTTCCCCAAATTTTGGCAAATCAAACTCCAACTCCACAATAACACCTTCTAACAGGAATCGGCCTCGTCTTTGCCCCTTCTATAAACGAATTCCTG GAACACCCTTCGCTGTGGATGCTTTTCGTTATGGTTCGATTCCTGGATGCTCTGCCTATTTCCTTACCCATTTCCATTTTGATCACTATGGTGGCCTTACCAAGGGATGGTCTCACGGTCCTATCTACTGCACCCGTCTCACTGCTCGCCTCCTCACGCTCTGCCTCTCTGTTAATTCATC ATATATTCACCCTTTGGACCTCAATACTGAGTATATTATTGAAGGAGTTAAAGTAACGTTATTAGAAGCTCTTCACTGCCCAGGGGCAGCTTTGATTCACTTTATTCTCCCAACTGGACTTTGCTACTTGCACACTGGAGATTTCAGGGCTTCTAAGTGTATGCAGTCTTATTACCTTCTTTTAAACCACAAAGTCAATGTACTTTACCTGGATACAACTTATTGCAACCCAAAGTACAA GTTCCCTTCCAAGGAAGATGTGTTAAATTATGTTGTTAGAGTTACAAAGGGCTTCCTCAAAAGGCAACCCAAAACCCTTGTTGTTGTTGGGACATACAGCATTGGAAAAGAATGTGTTTATCTTGCCATTTCGAAGGCACTGGGG GTTAAAATTTATGCTAGTGCTTCAAGGAGGCGGGTTCTGCATTCTTTTTGTTGGTCTGACCTTTCAAGTAGTCTCTGTACACAAGCGAAGGACACGCTGCTCCATGTGCTTCCCATATCTTCCCTACGATTTGAG aCCTTAAAAGATTATTTGAACAACTTCAGAAATCAGTATGCAGCAGTTTTGGCATTTCGCCCAACAG GCTGGACTTACTCTGAGAGTGTAGGCAAACAGCTTGATCAAATTAGACCTATTTCTAAAGGCAATGTCACAATTTATG GGGTTCCATATAGTGAGCACTCCAGCTTCACAGAACTGAAGGAGTTTGTTAAG TTCTTGAAACCAGATAAGATAATTCCTACTGTCAATGTTGGGAATCCTGCAACTCGAGACAAGATGCAATCTTATTTCCAGGAATGGCTAAAAGGCTGA
- the LOC110646878 gene encoding probable magnesium transporter NIPA8 isoform X1 encodes MGEWIIGAFINLFGSIAINFGTNLLKLGHTERERHSTLEIDGTSGKSHLKPIIYFQTWRVGILFFFLGNCLNFISFGYAAQSLLAALGSVQFVSNIAFAYFVLNKLVTVKVLVATAFIVLGNVFLVSFGNHQSPVYTPEQLAEKYSNMTFLFYCMILVIVVALHHYIYRRGELLIAVSGQDLRPYWQMLLPFSYAVVSGAVGSYSVLFAKSLSNLLRLAMSNGYQLHSWFTYSMLLLFFSTAGFWMTRLNEGLSLFDAILIVPMFQIVWTFFSICTGFVYFQEYQVFDALRTTMFILGMMSIFIGISLLAPDEPRGGEVKYNASVVSVVPSSVTSESDRLINPVEDAQNKEPRSFVQGIMVKVTEMLAKTKTACSLSLGFGEDSINASAVLVMPMVSSKITGFRGSSFDRPKVFSLRNSGWSKISMDEGIKALDSNPMLPQTP; translated from the exons ATGGGAGAGTGGATCATTGGAGCTTTCATCAATCTCTTTGGCAGCATTGCCATCAACTTTGGGACTAACCTTCTTAAATTGGGTCATACTGAG AGAGAGAGGCATTCTACTCTAGAAATTGATGGAACAAGTGGGAAGAGTCATTTGAAGCCTATCATATACTTTCAAACTTGGAGAGTTG gtattctttttttctttcttggaAATTGCCTTAATTTCATTTCCTTTGGATATGCTGCTCAG TCACTTCTTGCCGCCTTGGGATCAGTTCAGTTTGTATCCAACATTGCATTTGCCTATTTTGTGCTGAACAAATTGGTGACTGTTAA AGTCCTTGTAGCTACAGCCTTTATTGTTCTGGGGAACGTTTTTCTTGTTTCCTTTGGCAACCACCAGTCTCCTG TGTACACACCAGAGCAATTGGCAGAGAAATACAGCAACATGACTTTTCTTTTTTACTGTATGATTTTGGTCATAGTTGTTGCCTTGCATCATTACATTTACAG GAGAGGAGAACTTTTGATTGCTGTTTCTGGACAAGACCTTAGACCTTATTGGCAGATGCTTCTTCCTTTTTCATACGCTGTGGTTTCTGGTGCAGTGGGATCATACTCAGTGCTGTTTGCAAAATCTCT GTCTAACTTGCTAAGATTGGCCATGTCTAATGGTTATCAGTTACACAGTTGGTTCACTTACTCCatgcttcttttatttttcagTACAGCTGGATTTTGG ATGACAAGATTGAACGAAGGATTGTCACTTTTTGATGCAATCCTTATTGTTCCGATGTTTCAGATTGTTTGGACTTTCTTCTCTATTTGTACTGGATTTGTCTACTTTCAGGAATATCAG GTATTTGATGCACTGAGGACAACAATGTTCATACTGGGGATGATGAGCATCTTCATTGGCATTTCTTTGCTGGCACCTGATGAGCCAAGAG GTGGTGAGGTCAAATATAATGCATCTGTAGTTTCCGTTGTGCCTTCAAGTGTTACAAGTGAATCTGACAG GCTGATCAACCCTGTTGAAGATGCACAAAACAAAGAACCAAGATCGTTTGTACAAGGAATAATGGTGAAGGTTACAGAGATGCTAGCCAAGACAAAG ACTGCTTGTTCTTTATCACTAGGTTTTGGAGAGGACTCGATCAATGCATCTGCAGTTCTTGTGATGCCCATGGTTTCATCAAAGATAACAGGTTTCAGGGGGAGTTCGTTTGACCGGCCGAAGGTTTTCTCCCTCAGAAATTCTGGTTGGAGTAAGATC
- the LOC110646878 gene encoding probable magnesium transporter NIPA8 isoform X2 has protein sequence MQRERHSTLEIDGTSGKSHLKPIIYFQTWRVGILFFFLGNCLNFISFGYAAQSLLAALGSVQFVSNIAFAYFVLNKLVTVKVLVATAFIVLGNVFLVSFGNHQSPVYTPEQLAEKYSNMTFLFYCMILVIVVALHHYIYRRGELLIAVSGQDLRPYWQMLLPFSYAVVSGAVGSYSVLFAKSLSNLLRLAMSNGYQLHSWFTYSMLLLFFSTAGFWMTRLNEGLSLFDAILIVPMFQIVWTFFSICTGFVYFQEYQVFDALRTTMFILGMMSIFIGISLLAPDEPRGGEVKYNASVVSVVPSSVTSESDRLINPVEDAQNKEPRSFVQGIMVKVTEMLAKTKTACSLSLGFGEDSINASAVLVMPMVSSKITGFRGSSFDRPKVFSLRNSGWSKISMDEGIKALDSNPMLPQTP, from the exons ATGCAGAGAGAGAGGCATTCTACTCTAGAAATTGATGGAACAAGTGGGAAGAGTCATTTGAAGCCTATCATATACTTTCAAACTTGGAGAGTTG gtattctttttttctttcttggaAATTGCCTTAATTTCATTTCCTTTGGATATGCTGCTCAG TCACTTCTTGCCGCCTTGGGATCAGTTCAGTTTGTATCCAACATTGCATTTGCCTATTTTGTGCTGAACAAATTGGTGACTGTTAA AGTCCTTGTAGCTACAGCCTTTATTGTTCTGGGGAACGTTTTTCTTGTTTCCTTTGGCAACCACCAGTCTCCTG TGTACACACCAGAGCAATTGGCAGAGAAATACAGCAACATGACTTTTCTTTTTTACTGTATGATTTTGGTCATAGTTGTTGCCTTGCATCATTACATTTACAG GAGAGGAGAACTTTTGATTGCTGTTTCTGGACAAGACCTTAGACCTTATTGGCAGATGCTTCTTCCTTTTTCATACGCTGTGGTTTCTGGTGCAGTGGGATCATACTCAGTGCTGTTTGCAAAATCTCT GTCTAACTTGCTAAGATTGGCCATGTCTAATGGTTATCAGTTACACAGTTGGTTCACTTACTCCatgcttcttttatttttcagTACAGCTGGATTTTGG ATGACAAGATTGAACGAAGGATTGTCACTTTTTGATGCAATCCTTATTGTTCCGATGTTTCAGATTGTTTGGACTTTCTTCTCTATTTGTACTGGATTTGTCTACTTTCAGGAATATCAG GTATTTGATGCACTGAGGACAACAATGTTCATACTGGGGATGATGAGCATCTTCATTGGCATTTCTTTGCTGGCACCTGATGAGCCAAGAG GTGGTGAGGTCAAATATAATGCATCTGTAGTTTCCGTTGTGCCTTCAAGTGTTACAAGTGAATCTGACAG GCTGATCAACCCTGTTGAAGATGCACAAAACAAAGAACCAAGATCGTTTGTACAAGGAATAATGGTGAAGGTTACAGAGATGCTAGCCAAGACAAAG ACTGCTTGTTCTTTATCACTAGGTTTTGGAGAGGACTCGATCAATGCATCTGCAGTTCTTGTGATGCCCATGGTTTCATCAAAGATAACAGGTTTCAGGGGGAGTTCGTTTGACCGGCCGAAGGTTTTCTCCCTCAGAAATTCTGGTTGGAGTAAGATC